In Anabaena sphaerica FACHB-251, the following are encoded in one genomic region:
- a CDS encoding pyridoxamine 5'-phosphate oxidase family protein yields MANSQDRNQKNQQLRTLITDIDNAMLTTVDDDGSLHSRPMSMFSDIDAEGKLWFFTFANSHKVLEIERRQQVNVSFASPDQQRYVSISGTAELVRDRNKLEEKWKPELQTWFHQGVDEPNIALLKVNINKADYWESPSSFTPQTISFLELSHH; encoded by the coding sequence ATGGCAAATTCACAAGACCGCAATCAAAAAAATCAGCAGTTACGTACACTAATTACAGACATTGACAATGCTATGTTAACTACAGTCGATGATGATGGTAGTTTGCACAGTCGTCCTATGTCTATGTTTAGCGACATTGACGCAGAGGGGAAACTTTGGTTCTTTACCTTTGCTAACTCCCATAAAGTATTAGAAATTGAACGTCGTCAACAAGTAAATGTGAGTTTTGCTTCACCAGATCAACAGCGATATGTTTCCATTTCAGGCACAGCAGAACTGGTCAGAGATAGAAATAAATTAGAAGAAAAATGGAAACCAGAATTACAAACTTGGTTTCACCAAGGAGTAGATGAACCGAATATTGCTTTGCTAAAAGTGAATATTAACAAAGCCGACTATTGGGAAAGTCCATCAAGTTTTACACCACAAACAATTAGTTTTTTAGAACTTTCACACCATTAA
- a CDS encoding DUF4142 domain-containing protein, whose protein sequence is MKKQPIVMTVLLTASIFTFTYRPNNALAQSHLIPIKLTQNNVSQSDRQFVTKAAQGNLAEVELGQLATERGQSNEVKAFGQLMVDDHRRLNQELEQLAAQKGIDFPTDIGSENNRVRANLQKLSGSAFDTAYIRHMIEDHNKDIALYRRQSQQGNDQDLKNWAARSLALLQEHLRLATSIQDSLPGRSRR, encoded by the coding sequence ATGAAAAAACAGCCAATAGTCATGACCGTTCTGTTAACAGCCAGCATATTTACCTTTACTTATAGACCAAATAATGCTTTGGCTCAGTCACATTTAATTCCGATTAAATTAACGCAAAATAATGTTAGTCAAAGTGATAGACAGTTTGTAACTAAAGCTGCTCAGGGTAATTTAGCTGAGGTTGAATTAGGACAATTAGCAACCGAACGGGGCCAGAGTAATGAGGTGAAAGCATTTGGACAACTTATGGTAGACGATCATAGGCGATTAAATCAAGAACTCGAACAATTAGCTGCTCAAAAAGGTATCGATTTTCCGACAGATATCGGTTCAGAAAATAATAGAGTCAGAGCCAATTTACAGAAGTTGTCTGGTTCAGCTTTTGATACGGCATATATCAGGCACATGATTGAAGATCACAACAAGGATATTGCTTTATATCGTCGTCAATCTCAACAAGGTAATGACCAGGATTTGAAAAATTGGGCAGCAAGAAGTTTAGCACTTTTGCAAGAACATTTACGCCTAGCTACTTCTATTCAAGATAGTCTACCAGGACGTAGTAGAAGATAA
- a CDS encoding HPF/RaiA family ribosome-associated protein — protein sequence MKIPPEITYRNVDKSDAIDTLVHEKIAKLEHICNYINSCHIAIEKIHERPRSGSPYRVRIDLTVPPGHELAAEKNPGEGIQYQPLDAVIRETFDAMRQQLAKLTQLQRASEQANRYEEAQENTAFVTKLFREDGYGFLKTLDGREIYFHHNSVLHHDFDRLEIGTGVHFSQEEGEEGPQASTVKIVDKPGVRAGKSSETLIEPPLDWQE from the coding sequence ATGAAAATACCACCAGAAATCACCTATCGTAATGTAGATAAATCAGATGCGATTGATACTTTAGTTCACGAAAAAATTGCCAAGCTTGAGCATATTTGTAATTACATCAATAGCTGTCATATTGCCATTGAAAAAATTCATGAACGTCCCCGCAGTGGCTCTCCTTATCGAGTGAGAATTGATCTCACTGTCCCCCCTGGACATGAACTGGCAGCAGAAAAAAATCCTGGTGAGGGTATCCAATATCAACCTCTAGATGCGGTAATTCGAGAAACCTTTGATGCTATGCGTCAGCAGTTAGCTAAACTTACTCAGCTTCAACGTGCAAGTGAACAAGCTAACAGATATGAAGAAGCACAAGAAAATACAGCCTTTGTCACTAAATTATTCCGAGAAGATGGCTATGGTTTCCTGAAAACTTTAGATGGTCGGGAAATCTACTTCCACCACAATAGCGTTTTACATCATGACTTTGACCGTTTAGAAATTGGTACTGGCGTGCATTTTTCTCAAGAAGAAGGTGAAGAAGGACCTCAAGCAAGCACCGTAAAAATAGTTGATAAACCCGGTGTTCGTGCTGGTAAATCATCAGAAACCTTGATTGAACCGCCTTTAGATTGGCAGGAATAG
- a CDS encoding phospholipase D-like domain-containing protein codes for MTDVPSFEEPHFLPAMMSVSNSLLTSGYAVRFWFDIDAIYTARLEAIKRAQKTIHFETFYMTPGQRADDFATALMERSLAGVEVLFIADSLGVSSISQDYWQKLKAAGVGVRFFHEFNWQAPLNYNIRTHRKLLLIDGEVAFVGGTGVSDHWDGIMPKDIIPPWLDLEVCLTGEVVVILEGIFMQHWLYEGGVASLRAELFKPAVTGEFNMLVTPGSSPSASSSVCALFYTTFLAAKKRIWIASPYFLLDSNSRRALLEAKKRGVEIRILTMGTKNDKTLVYYAVRQGYADLLTAGIEIYEYQPSMMHAKVLLIDDTFVSTGSANLDPRSMFHNDELNISLAEPKLANFVETFFVYGFSKSRQIKMSEWKRRNILQKLLGQLVLSFRWQL; via the coding sequence ATGACAGATGTTCCTAGCTTTGAGGAACCTCATTTTCTGCCAGCAATGATGAGTGTGTCAAATTCACTCCTTACTTCTGGTTATGCAGTAAGATTTTGGTTTGATATTGATGCTATCTATACAGCTAGGCTAGAGGCAATTAAACGCGCCCAAAAGACAATTCACTTTGAAACATTTTACATGACTCCAGGGCAGCGGGCTGATGACTTTGCTACGGCCTTAATGGAGCGATCGCTCGCTGGTGTAGAAGTCCTCTTTATTGCCGATAGTTTGGGTGTAAGTTCTATCTCTCAAGACTACTGGCAAAAGTTAAAAGCAGCGGGTGTGGGAGTGCGATTTTTTCATGAATTTAATTGGCAAGCTCCCCTAAATTATAACATCCGCACGCACCGCAAATTGTTATTAATTGATGGAGAAGTTGCTTTTGTCGGCGGTACGGGAGTTTCTGATCATTGGGATGGCATTATGCCCAAAGATATCATCCCCCCCTGGTTAGATTTGGAGGTTTGCTTGACCGGAGAAGTTGTTGTTATTCTGGAAGGAATTTTCATGCAACACTGGTTGTATGAAGGTGGTGTAGCCAGTTTGAGAGCAGAATTATTTAAACCTGCTGTTACGGGTGAATTTAATATGTTGGTAACACCTGGTAGCTCACCATCTGCCAGTTCTTCTGTCTGCGCCCTTTTTTATACGACTTTCCTAGCAGCGAAAAAACGCATTTGGATTGCTAGTCCTTACTTTTTACTTGATAGTAACTCGCGGAGGGCTTTATTAGAAGCCAAAAAAAGAGGAGTTGAGATTCGGATTCTGACAATGGGTACAAAGAATGATAAAACATTAGTTTACTATGCCGTGCGTCAAGGTTACGCTGATTTGTTAACAGCAGGAATTGAAATATATGAATATCAACCAAGCATGATGCACGCGAAGGTTTTGCTAATTGATGACACTTTTGTCAGTACAGGTAGTGCTAATTTAGATCCTCGCAGTATGTTTCATAATGATGAACTGAATATTTCTTTAGCTGAACCGAAATTAGCAAATTTTGTCGAAACTTTCTTTGTTTATGGCTTTTCCAAAAGCCGTCAAATCAAGATGTCAGAATGGAAGCGAAGAAATATTCTACAAAAGCTATTAGGTCAATTGGTTTTGTCTTTTCGTTGGCAATTATAG
- a CDS encoding metallophosphoesterase — translation MNKIFSEPLSTEYLKIKIKGLPQYLHNTKIVQLSDFHFDGLLLAEDLLAQAIDVTNQMKPDLVVLTGDFVTHNPQPIHQLAKRLKHLQSRAGVYAILGNHDLYFSHSKTEITSALTAVGIKVLWNQVAYPLGSELALVGLADFWSPEFHPAPVMNMLNIDIPRIVLSHNPDSAVVLKKWRVDLQLSGHTHGGQIVIPGVGSVPSWIHASRDKIPEFFWPWIPFIKGKWPKVVENWQWSQGLHQVGTNQLYVNRGLGTFPPGRWYCPPEVTAISLV, via the coding sequence ATGAACAAGATATTCTCAGAACCCTTAAGTACCGAATATTTAAAAATCAAGATTAAGGGCTTGCCTCAATATTTGCACAATACTAAGATAGTTCAGCTTTCAGACTTCCATTTTGATGGTTTATTACTAGCAGAAGATTTACTTGCTCAAGCTATTGATGTCACCAATCAAATGAAACCTGATTTAGTGGTATTAACAGGCGATTTTGTAACTCATAATCCCCAACCCATTCATCAATTAGCCAAGCGGTTAAAGCATTTGCAAAGTCGCGCTGGTGTTTATGCAATTTTGGGCAATCATGACCTTTATTTTTCTCACTCAAAAACAGAAATTACTTCAGCTTTAACTGCGGTGGGAATTAAGGTACTTTGGAATCAAGTAGCCTATCCTTTAGGTTCAGAGTTAGCATTAGTAGGACTCGCTGATTTTTGGTCGCCAGAATTTCATCCCGCACCTGTGATGAATATGTTAAATATAGATATCCCTCGCATTGTTTTATCTCATAATCCTGATAGTGCAGTAGTTTTGAAAAAATGGCGCGTAGATTTACAATTATCAGGACATACTCATGGGGGTCAAATTGTTATTCCCGGAGTTGGTTCTGTCCCTAGTTGGATTCATGCATCCCGTGATAAAATTCCTGAATTCTTTTGGCCTTGGATACCTTTTATTAAGGGTAAATGGCCGAAAGTAGTGGAAAATTGGCAATGGAGTCAAGGACTACATCAAGTCGGTACAAATCAATTGTATGTAAATCGTGGTTTGGGAACTTTCCCCCCCGGACGTTGGTATTGTCCACCCGAAGTAACAGCCATCTCTCTGGTGTAA